From Neospora caninum Liverpool complete genome, chromosome VIII, a single genomic window includes:
- a CDS encoding SRS domain-containing protein has protein sequence MKRLRGVLRLFIRFLAAHVLAACVVRPVLRCACSYDTATCHRGGTTIFVPISAATRTAEFRCGFGVPRLEPSVESQHVFSSRECNTTVSLESQLPGASLVAAGRDGGPSYILKLKEWPTAEAPEAAYYQCAPLGTDGPTCKVMVGINRPTSQSSKKSNQPTAQLHQAGKAIPTCSESGTSVSVHVSSRTRRGYFRCGTELPLLDPPVSEELAYTTRSCRAAAPLAAQVPTMACAYNQPQNLYILTLKQLPAEEHKTVYYKCVDPGSSAACKVIVHVPPSAPDPQSPRAHLPSSTGVCTESGTTIRVDVSSRTKRAQFGCGGGMFLLDPPFLSGNLYTTRSCSKPMPLRTQVSGYLLMSPSGGSFYTLALKSLPVDRPRTLYYRCMSPGRGESCKIAINVPPDPTANQNVVQYRGVPVCSDNGSTIIAPVSPQTKTAQFKCGPAFFELYPPVASGKAYPSRACVTPAPLGDIVNGSLSESAGGHNLYTFRVDDLPARESKDVYFKCMAPDRSGSCKVHIKIPRRYSSAKPLEPPNIHVCYPGPDASLHIRTPAYSSFYVRCAAGLTHFPSEETEVYDNRDGACSTSVSLDRLVKGAELIRVPQVRSTGSTYLFSVERLPEEQNKLCYLCAPNSNLRTEACRILITVPSRNHSHGRALEPTTTPSSQASLKRIDSVSIMALLSMSVFTF, from the coding sequence ATGAAGCGTCTGCGAGGTGTCCTTCGGCTTTTTATTCGGTTCTTAGCCGCTCATGTGCTGGCAGCATGTGTCGTTAGACCCGTACTGCGCTGTGCTTGTTCCTACGATACTGCCACCTGCCATCGTGGAGGAACAACGATTTTTGTACCCATATCGGCTGCAACTCGAACCGCCGAGTTTAGATGTGGCTTCGGGGTGCCTCGACTGGAACCCTCTGTTGAGTCGCAGCATGTATTCAGTAGCAGGGAGTGTAACACTACTGTTTCGCTCGAAAGTCAGCTTCCCGGTGCGTCGTTAGTGGCCGCTGGACGTGATGGCGGCCCATCTTATATTTTGAAACTCAAAGAATGGCCAACGGCAGAAGCACCAGAAGCAGCATATTACCAGTGTGCCCCTCTGGGTACAGATGGACCCACGTGTAAGGTCATGGTCGGTATCAATCGACCCACCAGTCAGAGTTCGAAAAAATCCAACCAACCCACTGCACAACTTCATCAGGCCGGTAAAGCTATCCCGACTTGCTCCGAAAGCGGGACTTCTGTTTCGGTGCATGTTTCATCGAGGACAAGAAGAGGTTATTTTAGGTGTGGAACAGAACTGCCACTCCTCGATCCACCCGTTTCTGAGGAGCTTGCTTATACAACCCGGTCGTGTAGGGCAGCTGCACCTCTTGCTGCACAGGTGCCAACAATGGCTTGTGCATACAATCAACCTCAAAACCTATACATTCTGACCTTGAAACAACTGCCGGCTGAGGAACACAAAACTGTGTATTACAAATGTGTAGATCCTGGCAGCTCAGCTGCGTGCAAAGTCATCGTTCATGTCCCACCCAGTGCGCCTGATCCTCAGAGTCCTAGGGCGCACCTCCCATCCAGTACTGGTGTCTGCACTGAGAGTGGAACGACAATTAGAGTTGACGTGTCGAGCAGGACAAAACGAGCACAGTTCGGATGCGGAGGAGGAATGTTTTTGCTTGAccctccctttctgtccGGTAACCTTTACACGACTCGATCGTGCTCCAAGCCCATGCCTCTCCGGACTCAGGTCTCTGGATATTTGCTCATGTCACCGTCTGGTGGCAGTTTTTATACTTTGGCACTAAAGAGTCTACCGGTGGACCGCCCAAGAACGCTATATTATCGGTGTATGTCTCCAGGGCGGGGCGAAAGCTGTAAGATTGCGATTAATGTTCCTCCAGATCCAACAGCAAACCAAAATGTAGTTCAGTACCGAGGAGTCCCCGTTTGCTCGGACAATGGTTCGACAATAATAGCCCCTGTCTCGCCACAGACGAAAACTGCACAATTCAAGTGCGGGCCGGCATTTTTCGAGCTGTATCCTCCAGTCGCCTCGGGGAAAGCATACCCTAGCCGGGCTTGTGTGACGCCTGCACCTCTTGGTGATATTGTGAATGGATCCTTGAGCGAATCTGCAGGCGGTCACAATCTGTATACGTTCCGAGTAGACGACTTACCCGCAAGAGAATCAAAAGACGTGTATTTCAAGTGCATGGCCCCCGACAGAAGCGGCTCGTGCAAGGTACACATAAAGATACCTCGACGTTACAGTTCTGCGAAACCATTGGAGCCACCAAACATTCACGTCTGCTATCCGGGGCCAGATGCTTCCCTACACATTCGTACGCCAGCATATAGTTCTTTTTACGTCAGGTGTGCGGCGGGTCTGACCCATTTTCCatctgaagagacagaagtATACGACAATCGGGACGGAGCCTGCAGCACCTCAGTCTCGCTAGATCGCCTTGTGAAGGGTGCGGAGCTCATTAGGGTGCCACAAGTGAGGAGCACTGGGAGCACCTACCTATTTTCTGTTGAGCGACTGCCAGAGGAACAAAATAAGCTATGTTATCTTTGTGCACCGAATTCGAATCTGCGGACAGAAGCCTGTCGCATACTGATCACCGTGCCGTCGAGAAACCACTCCCATGGGAGAGCTCTGGAGCCAACCACAACGCCGAGTTCCCAGGCGTCACTGAAGAGGATTGACAGCGTTAGCATCATGGCCCTCTTGAGTATGAGTGTTTTCACCTTTTAA